Part of the Leptolyngbya sp. BL0902 genome, CTGGTGCTGTTGCAGGGCAATCTCCGTGTCCCGAAGCTGGGCCGCCGCCTGGTTGGCCGCCTGACGAGTCTCCTGTTCTTGACGCTGCAACTGACGCAGTTCCGCCTCGTGGGTGGCAACTTTCGCTTGCAGGGCCAGATGTTCGTCTTCCCCCATGGCACGAATGCGGGCGTTGAGGGTGGCCAATTCCGCCTCTAGGGCCACCACAGCTTGATCCGCCTGGGTGATGGCCTGGGCTAGTTGGGCCGATTCGGTTTCCCCCCTGGCGATGGCCTGTTGCAGTTGATCGATCTGTCGCTGCTGCTGCCGCCACACCAGCACCGCCTCCCACTGGCTTTTGTCCTGGAAGGTGGCCTTTAATTTTTGGTACTTCTCAGCCTTCTGGCGATCCTGGGCCAGTCGTTCTAGCTGGGCTTGCAGTTCGCGCTCCACAATGCGGAAGCGGTCTTCGTGTTCGCGCACCGCATCCAGTTTGCCCCTGGCCTGGTCAATTTTGCGGTCAAAGGAGGCCACCCCGGCCAGTTCGTCGATGATCTGCCGCCGCTCCCGCGAGTTCATCGAAATAATACCCGTCACGTCCCCCTGGAGCACCACGTTGTAGCCTTCGGGGTAGATGTGGAAGCGCTGCAACTGCTCGTGCAGGTCGTTGAGGGTGCAAGGTTCGCCGTTGATGTAGTAGTTGGAAGTGTAGGTGCCCTGGCTGGTGACGCGCAGCCGTCGGGTCACGCTCCATTCGTGGTTGATGGCCAGGGGCACCAGCCGAGAATCCGTCTTGGCTCCGTTCTCGTTGCCGTTCTGACCGTTGCCGTTCTGGCCGTTGCCGTTCTGACCATTGGCCTCTGGACTTTCCCCATTGCCGTTAGCCTCACTGGCGGCTCGATGGGCTTCCTCCATCAAATCTGCCGCGTCTTTTAAGAAGAACTCCGGCGGCACATCGCTTAAATCAAAGGTGACGGTAACACTAGCTTCCGAGGTGGTGCGACGGCTCATCTGGCCCTGGTTCACCAAATCCGGTAGGCGATCCGCCCGCATTCCCTTAGAACTGGCTAGCCCCAGGCCAAACAGCAGCGCATCCAAAATATTCGATTTGCCAGACCCATTTGGCCCAGAGATGACCGTAAACCCAGGCAATAAGGGAACCTGGGTTGTGCCACCAAAGGACTTGAAGTGGGACAACTCGACGCGCTTAATGTGCATTCGCTAGCGGTGCCTCAAGCATAAGACACGTGTACTAAAAGTTGGCACGCTTTCGGCCAAGATGACAGGACAGTTGCCCATACTATAACGATGTCCTGGCCTATTGCCGCCTAAGTTTAGTGCAAATGCTGTCGTTTGTAGCGACGAATGGATGAAAAACGGGGAAGATTTGTTGCAGTTCTGGGGTGCAGTTTCCCTGGGCTGGCAGTCTTAGGGGCAAACCTGGAGCAAGGGGATCATCCTTGTTTACCGCAATGAATCATCTCCAGCAGGAAGAACGCCCTCTGTGTGATGACGCAAGAATGAAGTAGCTGCTTGCCAAAAGTAAACCGACCAAGCTACTAGGCCGATGAACTTAAAGCCATCTTCAAAAAAGTATGGATTGATATAGGGGGGCTCTAGAATATCTAGCCCAATGGAAAGAGCAAACCCTACAAATGCGACGACGAGCAGAGTATAGTCTGTGCGGCGGATAATCTTTCTGAATTGCCATAGATAAGCTAGGGTAAGCCCAGCATATAGGGCATAAACCATCATCTCAGGGATACCTAGGTAGGCTGGGAAAACCTCCTCATGAAGCAGAAAAACATCGTCAAAACCCAGAACTAGACTTAGAATTCCCGACCCTAAGAAGAACTGTCGGATAGGATAGAGTCCTGGTCGGCGTGGTAATGTCTGCGCTGTTAGCAAGCAGACCGATGCCATTGCTGACCAGATAAAAATGCCTAACTGAGAGAGAAAGCCAAGATAGAAAGGCTGCCCCATGACCGCTACGGGATCTGCCATGAAGTGCTGAACAGGAATGTCCTTGAGGCGATTAAAAATAACAATTAACCCTAGGGGAATTATTGAAATAGTCAGAGCAATCACGTAGTAGGGTGAGTGAATGACTCCCTGAGGATAGACACTATATTTTCCTTGCAAAGACTCTGTAGATGAACTCAGTTTTTGGGTCTGACTGGAAGGATAAGTCACAATCGTTTTAGAGAAGGGATAGATACAGACACCTGACCTTAGTTGCGCTAGACAGAATTGTTTAGGGCTGCATTTAGTGGCTTGAGGGATAGACTAGACCTCAGCGAGATCTACTCCTGATGCCACCGATCAAATTTCTGGCAATGTTCCATGAATAAGGAAGCTAAAGCCCTGGATTACAGGCTGTGGATGCCCATCATTGGTCTGAGCATGGCGATGAGGCTTACATTTTTGACTTCTTCTTTATCCATACTTGATTAAGCAAATTGCTGCTGTAAGTAAATTTACATAGTTATCATAGATGACAGTCCTGGAGAGAAGTTTCTAAATTAAGAGTTTTCTCATGTAATCAGCTTGGTGGGCGGGTGCGGGTTCGCTGAGGGGTTGAAGCCTTGCCCTGAACTGGAGGGGTAAATGGCCCTAGGCGGAGGCTGAGCCGCAGAAATCCGAAGAAAACCCAGTTGATAAGGACATCCGCCTCGTTCCGTGGAACACTGGATCACACGTGGGAACGCGTTCTGTCGTAGGCTATGAGTCTTTGTATCAACCCGCATTGTCGCCAACCAAATCATCCCGACAACAGCGCAAGTTCGGTGTGTCAGTCCTGTGGGTCGGAACTGCTGTTGCAGGGGCGCTACCGGGTGATGCGGCTGATCAGCAGCCAGAGCGGCTTTGGGCGAATTTATGAAGCCTATGAGCGGAATGTGCCCAAGATTCTCAAGGTGCTGAAGGAAAGCTACAGCCACAACGAGAAGGTGTTGGAGCTGTTCCGGCGGGAGGGGCAGGTGTTGGGTCAGCTCAACCATCCGGGGGTGCCCCAGGTGGATGCCGATGGCTATTTTCAGTATTTTCCGAAGGGGAGTCCTGATCCCTGCCATTGCCTGGTCATGGAGAAGATCGATGGCCCCAACCTCAGACAGTGGATGGTGCAGCAGGGGAATCACCCCATTAACGAACAGCAGGCGATGCTGTGGCTCACGCAATTGACCGATGTGCTGCATTTGGTGCACCAACACCACTACTTCCATCGCGACATCAAACCAGAAAATATTATGCTGCGGTCGTCGGGGCAGTTGGTATTGGTGGATTTTGGCGCAGCCCGTGAGATGACTCAAACTTACATGGGTCACTTGGGCGACAGCAATATTACGGCGGTGAGCTCGGCGGGCTATACGCCTCCAGAGCAGGAGCAGGGCCAAGGGGTGCCCCAGTCGGACTTCTATGCCATGGGTCGCACGTTGATTTATCTGCTGACCGCCAAGCTGCCCAATGATCTGACGATCTACGACCCCCGCAGCAACGCCTTTCAGTGGCGCGAGCACGCTCCCCACATTTCCTCAGCCTTGGCAGATTTTGTCGATGAACTGATTGCCCCCGCCGCTGCCCATCGTCCGGCCACCACTGACGCCATCCTAGAGCGCCTAGGCCAGATTCGAGCGGCCCAGAGTTCCCGTCTGCCCCCGCCATGTCTGCCCTCGGGCCAAGGGGGCAACTCCTGGCCACAAACCACCCTCAATGCAACGGAACCAGAAACGCAGGTGGAACCTGCCCCCAGCCGTTTTCCCAGGTGGCTGGGGGGCCGACCTTGGCTGGTGGCGGGGTTAGCTGGGCTGATCCTGTCGCTTCCCCTGACTTGGTATGCCTTCAGACGCGGGGAGGGGGTAACGGCTCCTGGGGCCATCAACCAACCCGATCTGACCCCGGTGACGGTGACGCCCACGCTGGCCCTGGCAGGGCACACCGGAGATGTTTACGACCTGCTGCTGCTGCGGGATGGCATCACGCTGATTACCGCCAGCGCCGACGAAACCATTCGCTTCTGGGATCTGGAGGCGGGCACGCTGGTCAAGACCCTAGACCAGCCCACCAATGTGGTGAAAGCTCTGGCCATCACCACCGACCAAACGGTGTTGATTAGTACCGGAGATGACCGGGCCCTGCGGTTTTGGGCCTTGCCTGAGGGAGATCCCCTCGGCCAAATCAACAATGCCCACAACATTCCCACCACGGCGGTGGAGGTGAGCAACAACAATCGCTGGTTAGCCAGTGCCGATGGCGACGGCACCATCCAGCTCTGGCCCCTCATTACCGTTGATGGTCGCCTCAACCTAGCTGCCATGGCCGAGGCTGGCCCAAGCCATAGGTTCCAAGCCCAGGGCACGATTAACGACCTGTTGTTTAGCCGCGACAATCGCTGGCTGGTTAGCGGCGGGGCTAGCCTACACCTGTGGGATTTATCCAGCCTAGGCGCAGGGGCGGAGGTGCCTGCCCCCATCACCCTGGAGGGCCACACAAGCTTTGTCAACCGCCTTGCCATCAGCGACGACAACCAAACCTTGATGACTGCTTCTGCGGATACAACGGTGCGGCTATGGAACCTCACCACCCAAACTCCCCAAGCGGTGCTAGAGGGGCACCAAAGCTATGTCAACACCCTGCGAGCCCACGGCTCCCGCCTGTGGAGCGCCGATGCCAACAATGTGATTCTGGTGTGGGATCTCCAGCAGCAGGTTCCGGTTGGGCAAATTAACGGCTTTGCCACCGATATTTGGCGGTTTGCGGTTCGACCCAACGGCCATATTGTCACCATCGGCGGCAGTCAACCCCTCATTCGGGTGTGGCAAGGGGCCGAAGCCGTTGCGCCCTAGGCGTCGTCCGCTGAGGTCTTAGTCT contains:
- a CDS encoding serine/threonine-protein kinase, which encodes MSLCINPHCRQPNHPDNSASSVCQSCGSELLLQGRYRVMRLISSQSGFGRIYEAYERNVPKILKVLKESYSHNEKVLELFRREGQVLGQLNHPGVPQVDADGYFQYFPKGSPDPCHCLVMEKIDGPNLRQWMVQQGNHPINEQQAMLWLTQLTDVLHLVHQHHYFHRDIKPENIMLRSSGQLVLVDFGAAREMTQTYMGHLGDSNITAVSSAGYTPPEQEQGQGVPQSDFYAMGRTLIYLLTAKLPNDLTIYDPRSNAFQWREHAPHISSALADFVDELIAPAAAHRPATTDAILERLGQIRAAQSSRLPPPCLPSGQGGNSWPQTTLNATEPETQVEPAPSRFPRWLGGRPWLVAGLAGLILSLPLTWYAFRRGEGVTAPGAINQPDLTPVTVTPTLALAGHTGDVYDLLLLRDGITLITASADETIRFWDLEAGTLVKTLDQPTNVVKALAITTDQTVLISTGDDRALRFWALPEGDPLGQINNAHNIPTTAVEVSNNNRWLASADGDGTIQLWPLITVDGRLNLAAMAEAGPSHRFQAQGTINDLLFSRDNRWLVSGGASLHLWDLSSLGAGAEVPAPITLEGHTSFVNRLAISDDNQTLMTASADTTVRLWNLTTQTPQAVLEGHQSYVNTLRAHGSRLWSADANNVILVWDLQQQVPVGQINGFATDIWRFAVRPNGHIVTIGGSQPLIRVWQGAEAVAP